A stretch of Gemmatimonas aurantiaca T-27 DNA encodes these proteins:
- the pruA gene encoding L-glutamate gamma-semialdehyde dehydrogenase: MSYAPFDGVRRVPAAVNEPVRSYAPGSPERAALQARLTQMSNETIEIPLVIGGRRIQTGDIGTVNNPCDHQQVLARYHRATPALVREAIEAAATASADWARWRWEDRAAVFLRAAELLTTTWRDTLNAATILGQSKTVHQAEIDAACELIDFFRFNVQFAQDLYHEQPLSDHAMWNQLDYRPLEGFVYAVTPFNFTAIGGNLPGAPALMGNVVLWKPSATALLSSWYTMQLLEEAGLPPGVINFIPGDAAMISDIALTHRDLAGVHFTGSTAVFNSMWKTIGGNMNQYRSYPRIVGETGGKDFIVAHPSADPQALAVGMVRGAFEYQGQKCSAASRAYVPASLWPVVKEKCIAMMAEIKQGDVRDFSNFVGAVIDERAFTRLKGALDDARANASIVAGGGSDSSKGWFIQPTIVETKDPSYRLLCEELFGPILTVHVYEDAKWKEILTTVDATSPYALTGAVFSRDRHAVQEAMVALRQSAGNFYVNDKPTGAVVGQQPFGGARGSGTNDKAGSKSNLMRWVSTRTIKETFVPPLDWKYPFLGA; this comes from the coding sequence ATGTCCTATGCGCCTTTTGACGGGGTGCGTCGTGTACCCGCTGCCGTGAACGAACCGGTGCGCAGTTATGCGCCAGGCTCCCCGGAGCGTGCGGCACTGCAAGCGCGACTCACCCAGATGTCGAACGAGACGATCGAGATTCCCCTCGTCATCGGCGGGCGTCGCATCCAGACGGGCGACATCGGCACGGTGAACAATCCCTGCGATCACCAGCAGGTACTGGCGCGCTACCATCGCGCCACGCCGGCGCTGGTGCGCGAGGCCATCGAAGCCGCCGCCACCGCATCGGCCGACTGGGCACGCTGGCGCTGGGAAGACCGCGCGGCCGTGTTCCTGCGTGCCGCCGAACTGCTGACCACCACGTGGCGCGACACGCTCAATGCCGCCACGATACTCGGCCAGTCCAAGACGGTGCATCAGGCCGAAATCGATGCGGCATGCGAACTGATCGATTTCTTCCGCTTCAACGTGCAGTTCGCGCAGGACCTGTACCACGAGCAGCCGCTGTCCGACCACGCCATGTGGAACCAGCTCGACTACCGTCCGCTGGAAGGTTTTGTGTACGCGGTCACGCCGTTCAACTTCACGGCCATCGGCGGCAACCTGCCCGGCGCGCCGGCGCTCATGGGGAATGTGGTGCTCTGGAAGCCATCGGCCACCGCGCTGCTGTCGTCGTGGTACACGATGCAGTTGCTGGAAGAAGCCGGACTGCCGCCGGGCGTGATCAACTTCATTCCGGGCGACGCGGCGATGATCTCCGACATCGCGCTCACTCACCGGGACCTGGCCGGCGTGCACTTCACGGGCTCCACGGCCGTCTTCAACAGCATGTGGAAGACGATCGGTGGCAACATGAACCAATACCGTTCGTATCCGCGCATCGTGGGTGAGACCGGCGGCAAGGACTTCATTGTGGCGCACCCCAGCGCCGACCCACAGGCACTGGCCGTGGGCATGGTGCGTGGCGCGTTCGAATACCAGGGACAGAAGTGTTCGGCGGCGAGTCGGGCGTACGTGCCCGCGTCGCTGTGGCCGGTCGTGAAGGAGAAGTGCATCGCCATGATGGCCGAGATCAAGCAGGGCGACGTGCGTGACTTCTCCAATTTTGTGGGCGCTGTGATCGACGAGCGCGCGTTCACGCGGCTCAAGGGCGCACTCGACGATGCCCGCGCCAATGCCTCCATCGTGGCCGGCGGCGGATCCGATAGCTCGAAGGGCTGGTTCATTCAGCCAACGATCGTGGAGACCAAGGACCCGTCGTATCGCCTGCTGTGCGAAGAGCTGTTCGGCCCGATCCTCACGGTGCACGTGTACGAAGACGCCAAGTGGAAAGAGATCCTCACCACGGTCGACGCCACCTCGCCGTACGCGCTCACCGGCGCGGTCTTCTCACGCGATCGTCATGCGGTGCAGGAAGCGATGGTCGCACTGCGCCAGTCGGCCGGCAACTTCTACGTGAACGACAAGCCCACCGGCGCGGTGGTGGGTCAGCAGCCGTTTGGTGGCGCGCGCGGGTCCGGCACCAATGACAAGGCCGGCTCCAAGAGCAACCTGATGCGCTGGGTGAGCACACGAACCATCAAGGAAACGTTCGTGCCGCCGCTCGACTGGAAGTACCCGTTCCTCGGCGCCTGA
- a CDS encoding PhzF family phenazine biosynthesis protein: MTMRTLRYVTADVFTSVPFTGNQLAVVFGAEGLPTETLQAITREFNYAESTFVMAAEDARTTRRVRIFTPEMEVPFAGHPTIGTAHVLVATGEVPATGDQMTVVLGENVGPVPVSLRLESGVPVHAQLTTALLPEERVEVTDLDALAAAVGLTRDDLVGGDHMPTGASCGLPFQIIPVRSVAAVTRARLDQAAWRRVLDGTWAPWPMVFAMARDEQDASLPAHVQGCDIRARVFVPGSTVPEDPATGSANAALAGYLAARTPRDGVLRWEVAQGVEMGRASRLSTEAEKSQGAVQAVRVGGASVIMCEGTLTLRH; this comes from the coding sequence ATGACCATGCGAACACTGCGGTACGTCACGGCCGACGTCTTCACGTCGGTGCCTTTCACGGGCAATCAGCTCGCGGTGGTATTCGGTGCCGAGGGATTGCCCACCGAGACCCTGCAGGCGATCACGCGGGAATTCAACTACGCGGAGAGCACGTTTGTCATGGCCGCCGAAGATGCGCGCACGACCCGTCGGGTGCGCATCTTCACACCGGAGATGGAAGTGCCGTTCGCCGGGCATCCGACGATCGGCACGGCACATGTGCTGGTCGCTACCGGTGAAGTGCCGGCCACGGGCGACCAGATGACGGTGGTGCTGGGCGAAAATGTGGGGCCAGTGCCCGTCTCACTGCGCCTCGAAAGTGGTGTGCCGGTGCATGCGCAGCTCACCACGGCGTTGCTGCCGGAGGAGCGTGTCGAGGTGACCGATCTCGATGCGCTCGCCGCCGCGGTGGGACTCACGCGGGACGATCTGGTGGGTGGTGATCATATGCCCACCGGGGCGAGCTGTGGACTGCCGTTTCAGATCATTCCCGTGCGCAGCGTGGCGGCAGTGACACGCGCGCGCCTGGATCAGGCCGCGTGGCGGCGTGTGCTCGACGGCACCTGGGCCCCCTGGCCGATGGTCTTTGCCATGGCACGTGACGAGCAAGACGCGTCGCTGCCCGCACATGTGCAGGGGTGCGACATCCGGGCCCGGGTGTTCGTGCCCGGCAGCACAGTGCCGGAGGATCCGGCCACCGGTTCGGCCAACGCGGCGCTCGCGGGTTATCTGGCCGCGCGCACACCCCGCGATGGCGTGTTGCGGTGGGAGGTCGCGCAGGGCGTAGAGATGGGACGCGCCAGCCGACTGTCCACTGAAGCGGAGAAGTCGCAGGGGGCCGTTCAGGCAGTGCGTGTTGGTGGAGCGTCCGTGATCATGTGTGAAGGCACCCTCACGCTACGCCACTGA
- a CDS encoding ABC transporter permease — protein MRNLTLALRMLRKTPFVTAIAVASLALGIGANAAIYSLFDQMLLRSLPVRAPGELVNLSAPGPKPGSTSCGQAGDCEAVFSYPMFRDLEQKQTALAGVAGHVSFGANLSVRNEAFSGRGMFVSGGYFGLLGIKPTIGRLLQPADDGTIGANYVAVLSHEFWRERYGSDPKIVGQTLIVNGKSLTILGVAEAGFRGTTLGAEPMVYVPVSMRAAVSTWRNAFENRRSYWLYVFGRLKPGGSIEQASAQLNAFYRPILNDVEAPLQTSMSDATMKRFKARSIVIEPGARGQSSIHREARTPILLLFAITGTVLLIACANIANLLLARGATRATEMGVRLSLGASRSQLLRQLLTESLLLAAIGGLASLLVSVWTLRSIAAFLPAEAIATIDISLQPKMIVFAAVLALSTGLLFGIFPALHSTRADLISVIRAGAGQITGGGRAASRFRTALVTAQIALSMALLISAGLFLKSLVNVSRTDLGFDVDHLATFNVSPMRSGYDSTRAGVLYERIEQELAALPGVTQVTSGLVPLVSGNNWGNDVRVQGFQHGPDVDANSRFNAVGASYLATTGMKLLSGREFTTVDRDGSAKVAIVNEAFAKKFNLGTDAVGKFMSLSGADSLDVQIVGLMKNSAYSEVKGEIPPLYFTPWRQDGTRSSLFFYVRTKQPPAEVLRSITTMMKTIDPTLPVEDLKTMPQQVRENVFLDRMISTMASAFALLATLLAGVGLYGVLAYSVAQRTREIGVRMALGADGARVRGLVMRQVGVMTAIGAVIGIAAAFAIGRAAQSQLYQLEGHDPMVFASAVVVLVLVALTAGFMPARRASKVDPMHALRYD, from the coding sequence ATGAGAAATCTCACGCTGGCGTTGCGCATGCTGCGCAAGACGCCATTTGTCACGGCTATCGCTGTGGCGTCATTGGCTCTTGGCATCGGAGCCAACGCGGCCATCTACTCGCTGTTCGATCAGATGCTGCTGCGGAGTCTTCCGGTCCGTGCGCCGGGCGAGCTGGTCAACCTTTCAGCGCCAGGGCCCAAGCCAGGATCGACATCCTGTGGCCAGGCGGGCGACTGTGAGGCGGTCTTCAGCTATCCGATGTTCCGCGATTTAGAGCAAAAGCAGACGGCATTGGCCGGCGTGGCAGGCCACGTCAGTTTCGGGGCCAACCTCTCGGTGCGCAATGAAGCGTTCTCGGGGCGCGGCATGTTCGTCTCCGGAGGCTACTTCGGTCTGCTGGGTATCAAGCCGACGATCGGACGGCTGCTGCAGCCGGCCGATGACGGCACCATTGGTGCCAATTACGTGGCGGTACTGAGTCACGAGTTCTGGCGGGAACGATACGGGAGTGACCCCAAAATCGTTGGACAGACCCTGATCGTGAATGGAAAGTCTCTCACCATTCTCGGCGTGGCGGAAGCGGGGTTCCGAGGGACGACGCTCGGGGCCGAGCCGATGGTCTATGTGCCGGTGAGCATGCGAGCCGCTGTCTCCACGTGGCGAAACGCGTTCGAGAATCGGCGGAGTTACTGGTTGTACGTCTTCGGACGCCTCAAGCCCGGCGGCAGCATCGAGCAGGCCTCCGCGCAGCTCAATGCGTTCTATCGCCCCATTCTGAACGATGTGGAGGCGCCGCTCCAGACCTCGATGAGCGATGCCACCATGAAGCGCTTCAAGGCTCGCTCCATCGTGATCGAGCCCGGCGCGCGTGGCCAAAGCAGCATCCATCGTGAAGCGCGCACGCCCATCCTGCTGCTGTTCGCCATCACCGGCACGGTACTGCTCATTGCCTGCGCGAACATCGCCAATCTCCTGTTGGCCCGGGGCGCCACGCGCGCCACGGAAATGGGGGTGCGCTTGTCGCTCGGCGCGTCGCGCAGCCAACTGCTGCGCCAACTGCTCACCGAATCGTTGCTGCTGGCGGCCATCGGTGGCCTGGCCAGCCTGCTGGTGTCGGTCTGGACGCTGCGCTCCATCGCCGCGTTTCTGCCCGCCGAGGCCATCGCCACCATCGATATCTCGCTGCAGCCGAAGATGATCGTGTTTGCGGCGGTGCTCGCACTGAGCACCGGTCTGCTGTTCGGCATCTTCCCCGCGTTGCACAGCACACGCGCCGATCTCATTTCGGTCATCCGCGCCGGCGCCGGCCAGATCACCGGTGGTGGACGTGCCGCATCACGCTTCCGCACGGCCCTGGTGACGGCGCAGATCGCGCTCTCCATGGCGCTGTTGATTTCGGCTGGCCTGTTCCTCAAGAGCCTGGTGAACGTGTCGCGCACCGATCTTGGCTTCGACGTGGACCATCTGGCCACCTTCAATGTGTCGCCCATGCGCAGTGGCTACGACAGCACACGGGCCGGCGTGCTCTACGAGCGCATCGAGCAGGAGCTTGCCGCGCTGCCGGGAGTCACGCAGGTGACCTCCGGGTTGGTGCCACTCGTGAGTGGCAACAACTGGGGCAATGATGTGCGCGTGCAGGGTTTCCAGCACGGACCCGACGTCGATGCGAACTCCCGCTTCAACGCCGTTGGTGCGAGCTATCTGGCGACCACGGGCATGAAGCTGCTCAGTGGCCGCGAGTTCACGACGGTCGATCGGGACGGCAGCGCCAAGGTGGCCATCGTGAACGAGGCCTTTGCGAAGAAGTTCAACCTCGGCACCGACGCGGTCGGGAAGTTCATGTCCCTTTCCGGCGCCGATTCGCTGGATGTGCAGATCGTGGGACTGATGAAGAACTCGGCCTATTCCGAAGTGAAGGGCGAGATCCCGCCGCTGTACTTCACGCCCTGGCGGCAGGACGGTACGAGAAGCTCACTCTTTTTCTACGTGCGCACGAAGCAGCCGCCCGCTGAGGTGCTGCGCAGCATCACCACCATGATGAAGACCATCGATCCCACGCTGCCCGTGGAAGATCTCAAGACGATGCCGCAGCAGGTCCGCGAAAACGTCTTCCTCGATCGCATGATCAGCACCATGGCCTCGGCGTTTGCCTTGCTCGCCACGTTGCTGGCGGGCGTGGGGCTGTACGGCGTGCTCGCCTACTCGGTGGCACAGCGCACCCGCGAGATCGGTGTGCGCATGGCCCTGGGCGCTGATGGCGCGCGTGTGCGTGGCCTCGTGATGCGCCAGGTCGGCGTCATGACGGCCATCGGTGCCGTGATTGGCATCGCGGCGGCGTTTGCCATCGGCCGCGCCGCCCAATCGCAGCTCTATCAACTCGAAGGCCACGATCCGATGGTGTTCGCGAGTGCCGTGGTGGTCCTGGTGCTCGTGGCGCTCACTGCGGGATTCATGCCTGCACGCCGTGCATCGAAGGTCGATCCGATGCATGCCCTCCGCTACGACTGA
- a CDS encoding efflux RND transporter periplasmic adaptor subunit — protein MDIVRTPKKSYKKQVLIGVGVAAVVLVSVALMRLDPAVPTIERAAVLLDTVKQGDIVREVRGPGTLVPERIRWITAQASARVERLHSESGRNVGNSELLLELSNPDLQIQTMQAEQQARQAEIDLINLRTNLRSAILTQEGTVASTRTQYVSTTQEAKAADSLVRLGLVPPFEAANRKAAAEEFTTRLRVEQERLALMKAAIDSQISVQGSRVVQLRAIAENQQARLRSLQVRAPEPGVLQELTLQLGQWVPEGTALAKVVQPGKLKAVLRIPESQAKDVQLGQKASIDTRNGLVAGHVIRKDPSALGGSVTIDVALDGELPAGAVPDLSVDGTIIIDRLTNVLHAGRPASSASSGNTSVFRVDADGEIAVRVPVVLGRSSVNAIEILNGLAVGDRIILSDLSSVAAAEKIRIR, from the coding sequence ATGGATATCGTTCGTACTCCCAAGAAGTCCTACAAGAAGCAGGTGCTGATCGGCGTGGGTGTGGCCGCCGTGGTGCTGGTCAGTGTCGCGCTCATGCGGCTCGATCCCGCCGTGCCCACCATCGAGCGCGCGGCGGTATTGCTCGACACCGTGAAGCAGGGCGACATCGTACGTGAGGTGCGTGGTCCGGGCACGCTGGTTCCCGAGCGCATTCGCTGGATCACCGCGCAGGCCTCGGCACGTGTTGAGCGCCTGCACAGCGAGTCAGGGCGTAACGTAGGCAACAGCGAGTTGCTGCTCGAACTGTCCAACCCTGATCTGCAGATTCAGACCATGCAGGCCGAGCAGCAGGCACGGCAGGCAGAGATCGACCTGATCAACCTACGTACCAACCTGCGCAGTGCCATCCTCACGCAGGAGGGCACGGTGGCGTCCACGCGCACGCAGTATGTCAGCACCACGCAGGAGGCGAAGGCGGCCGATTCGTTGGTGCGTCTTGGCCTGGTGCCGCCGTTCGAAGCGGCCAATCGCAAAGCGGCCGCTGAAGAGTTCACCACCCGGCTCCGCGTGGAGCAGGAACGGCTCGCGCTCATGAAAGCGGCCATCGATTCGCAGATCTCCGTGCAGGGATCGCGCGTCGTGCAGCTTCGGGCGATCGCCGAAAATCAGCAGGCCCGTCTGCGTTCGCTGCAGGTGCGCGCACCCGAGCCGGGTGTGCTGCAGGAGCTCACGCTGCAGCTAGGGCAGTGGGTACCCGAAGGCACAGCGCTGGCCAAGGTGGTGCAGCCTGGCAAGCTCAAGGCGGTGCTGCGCATCCCCGAGTCACAGGCCAAGGATGTGCAGCTCGGACAGAAGGCCAGCATCGACACCCGCAATGGGCTCGTGGCCGGCCATGTCATTCGCAAGGACCCTTCGGCGCTCGGTGGTTCGGTGACGATCGATGTAGCGCTCGACGGGGAGTTGCCGGCGGGCGCGGTGCCGGATCTGAGCGTGGACGGCACCATTATCATCGACCGGCTCACCAACGTGCTGCATGCCGGTCGCCCCGCGTCGAGCGCGAGTTCCGGCAATACATCGGTGTTCCGTGTGGACGCCGACGGGGAGATCGCCGTGCGCGTACCGGTCGTGCTGGGCCGGAGTTCGGTCAATGCCATCGAAATCCTCAACGGTCTCGCTGTTGGGGACCGCATCATCCTCTCCGATCTCAGCAGCGTCGCCGCTGCCGAGAAGATCCGCATCCGCTAA
- a CDS encoding ABC transporter ATP-binding protein: protein MTTTSTSQSTPLIHMRNIRKVFHTDEVETHALSDVHFDIRKGEYVAIAGPSGCGKTTLLSILGLLDAPSSGEYHIAGTPVGNLAAADRARVRNKEIGFIFQAFNLIGDLTVWENVELPLTYRDMEANERKERVQRALERVGMTHRAKHFPAQLSGGQQQRVAVARAVAGDPAILLADEPTGNLDSRNGEAVMELLRELHAGGATVCMVTHDARYAQHAERSVQLFDGRVVEGSEATVQTA, encoded by the coding sequence ATGACGACCACTTCCACGTCGCAGTCCACCCCGCTCATTCACATGCGCAACATCCGCAAGGTGTTTCATACGGATGAAGTGGAAACGCATGCGTTGTCGGACGTGCATTTCGACATTCGCAAGGGTGAGTACGTGGCCATCGCCGGTCCATCGGGTTGCGGCAAGACCACGCTGCTTTCCATTCTGGGTTTGCTCGATGCGCCGAGCAGTGGGGAATACCACATTGCCGGGACGCCGGTGGGGAATCTGGCGGCCGCAGATCGGGCCCGTGTCCGCAACAAGGAGATCGGCTTCATCTTCCAGGCGTTCAACCTCATCGGGGACCTGACTGTGTGGGAGAACGTGGAGTTGCCGCTCACCTATCGCGACATGGAAGCGAACGAACGCAAGGAACGGGTGCAGCGGGCGCTCGAGCGGGTCGGCATGACGCATCGCGCGAAACACTTTCCCGCGCAACTCTCGGGTGGTCAGCAGCAGCGTGTGGCCGTTGCCCGTGCAGTGGCAGGCGATCCGGCCATTCTGCTGGCTGACGAACCCACCGGCAATCTCGATTCCCGCAACGGTGAAGCCGTGATGGAGCTGCTGCGTGAATTGCATGCGGGTGGTGCCACCGTGTGCATGGTGACACACGATGCACGGTACGCGCAGCATGCCGAGCGTTCAGTGCAGCTCTTCGACGGTCGTGTCGTCGAGGGCTCCGAAGCCACCGTGCAGACCGCTTGA
- a CDS encoding putative bifunctional diguanylate cyclase/phosphodiesterase gives MTERKELEARLLHGAFHDALTGLANRALFRDRLEHALQVAGRDPDHRIAVLFLDLDDFKGVNDSLGHDAGDQLLRTVSERIMAEVRASDTVARFGGDEFAVLLERLPTESEALTIVNRIKVALRRPLMLEGRLMSVATSVGVAYATPADDVDTLLRNADVAMYEAKEAGKARHAVFEPSMYAAIVQRLQLEADIRMAAGAPERSGLFLAYQPIVDLRTGAVRGLEALLRWDHPTRGTVTPSVFVPVAEHTGVIVPLGRWVLEQACTQLMAWRTQWWRERRQPDSVPSVSVNISGRQLAEEDFVDEVAAILQRTGAPAGSITLEITESVIMRNTESSLRTLSALKALGLRLAIDDFGTGYSSLSYLQKFPVDVLKIDRAFVEGVAQGGSDAALARTIVTLGTTLGLRTVAEGVETSSQQEALEAMGCVDGQGYLFSPARPVDEITAWLRVQTGSLAIAV, from the coding sequence GTGACCGAACGGAAGGAGCTCGAGGCGCGCCTGCTCCACGGCGCCTTTCATGACGCGCTGACGGGATTGGCCAATCGTGCCCTGTTTCGCGATCGATTGGAGCATGCCCTGCAGGTGGCGGGGCGCGATCCGGACCATCGCATCGCGGTGCTCTTTCTCGATCTCGACGATTTCAAGGGTGTGAACGACAGTCTGGGACACGATGCCGGGGATCAGCTCCTGCGCACCGTATCCGAGCGCATCATGGCCGAGGTCCGCGCATCGGATACGGTGGCACGCTTCGGGGGCGATGAGTTTGCCGTGCTGCTGGAGCGGTTGCCGACCGAATCGGAGGCCCTGACCATTGTGAACCGCATCAAGGTGGCCCTGCGCCGGCCCCTCATGCTCGAAGGACGTCTGATGAGTGTGGCCACCAGCGTGGGTGTGGCGTACGCCACGCCCGCCGACGACGTGGACACCCTGCTGCGCAATGCCGATGTGGCCATGTACGAAGCGAAGGAAGCCGGCAAGGCACGCCATGCGGTGTTCGAGCCGTCGATGTATGCGGCGATTGTGCAGCGATTGCAGTTGGAGGCCGACATCCGCATGGCCGCCGGTGCCCCCGAGCGCTCAGGACTCTTTCTCGCGTACCAACCCATCGTGGACCTGCGGACGGGCGCCGTACGCGGACTGGAAGCCCTCCTGCGGTGGGATCATCCCACACGCGGGACCGTGACACCGAGCGTGTTTGTCCCCGTGGCCGAACACACGGGGGTGATTGTCCCGTTGGGTCGGTGGGTACTGGAGCAGGCCTGCACACAACTGATGGCGTGGCGTACGCAGTGGTGGCGTGAGCGACGGCAGCCCGATTCGGTGCCGAGTGTGTCGGTGAACATCTCGGGACGCCAGCTCGCCGAAGAGGACTTCGTGGACGAAGTGGCTGCCATCCTCCAACGCACCGGCGCTCCGGCAGGCAGTATCACCCTCGAGATCACGGAGAGCGTGATCATGCGCAACACCGAGTCCTCGTTGCGCACATTGTCGGCGCTCAAGGCCCTTGGCCTGCGTCTCGCCATCGACGACTTCGGCACGGGCTACTCGAGCCTCAGTTACCTGCAGAAGTTCCCGGTGGACGTACTCAAGATCGACCGCGCGTTCGTGGAAGGTGTGGCACAGGGCGGATCGGACGCGGCCCTCGCCCGCACCATCGTCACTCTGGGTACCACCCTCGGCCTGCGCACAGTGGCCGAGGGCGTGGAGACGTCATCGCAGCAGGAAGCCCTGGAAGCGATGGGGTGTGTGGACGGTCAGGGTTACCTGTTCTCGCCTGCCCGGCCGGTGGATGAGATCACCGCATGGTTGCGGGTGCAGACCGGCAGCCTGGCAATCGCGGTGTGA
- a CDS encoding GGDEF domain-containing protein: protein MAADRPRPDAAIADILLWQTGYRIVLVLLVGVVAVALRLSGVLPPPAVVLETVGDDLADWLVAITTGVYALLVIGIRVYVRATRRAGEPLSTLMVAADIALVFWLAFLLSEPHNYHRGLLVALFSLQLTHVYFGRAPALLMLVATAAGYLLLTDIAVQHRAGVEWSDALFTLALFGIGAWLVTRVQSHLHERLGNLVAIFERAEEGDFNDSYNVAADRRPDAITAVGRAYNRMRGQLATIVLTDPLSGCFNRRGFEQQYRREIARAARAHTDIALLAIDLDHFKLVNDTHGHLVGDQVIAEAGELLRASARTQDVVARTGGEEFAILAPDTSLDGAQHLALRIVEAFRRRTFAEPQARVSVTVSIGVVSDSVRDDGIAEALRARSDEALYAAKRSGRNRAVLWSRGLNALRLKQSGDSAVVE, encoded by the coding sequence ATGGCCGCCGATCGTCCCCGCCCCGATGCCGCGATTGCGGATATTCTGCTCTGGCAGACCGGCTATCGGATCGTGCTCGTGCTGCTCGTCGGCGTGGTGGCCGTGGCGCTGCGCCTGTCGGGCGTGTTGCCACCGCCTGCAGTCGTGCTGGAGACGGTGGGGGACGATCTCGCCGACTGGCTCGTGGCCATCACGACGGGTGTGTATGCGCTGCTGGTCATCGGTATCCGCGTCTATGTCCGGGCCACGCGCCGGGCCGGTGAGCCGCTGTCCACCCTCATGGTCGCGGCCGACATTGCGCTGGTCTTCTGGCTCGCGTTCCTGCTCAGTGAACCGCACAACTATCACCGTGGGCTGCTGGTGGCGCTCTTTTCGCTCCAGCTCACGCACGTCTACTTCGGCAGGGCGCCAGCGCTGCTGATGCTGGTAGCGACCGCCGCGGGGTATCTGCTGCTCACCGACATTGCCGTGCAGCATCGGGCGGGCGTCGAGTGGAGTGATGCGTTGTTCACCTTGGCGCTGTTCGGCATCGGTGCCTGGCTGGTCACGCGCGTGCAGAGTCATTTGCACGAGCGGCTGGGCAACCTCGTGGCCATTTTCGAGCGGGCCGAAGAGGGAGATTTCAACGACAGCTACAACGTCGCGGCCGATCGTCGCCCCGACGCAATCACGGCCGTTGGGCGTGCGTACAATCGCATGCGCGGCCAACTGGCCACCATCGTACTCACCGATCCGCTGTCCGGATGTTTCAACCGGCGTGGCTTCGAGCAGCAATACCGCCGGGAAATTGCCCGGGCGGCCCGCGCGCACACCGATATCGCGTTACTCGCGATCGATCTCGATCACTTCAAGCTCGTGAACGATACCCACGGCCATCTGGTGGGTGATCAGGTGATCGCCGAGGCGGGAGAGTTGTTGCGTGCCAGTGCCCGTACGCAGGACGTGGTGGCCCGCACGGGTGGTGAGGAGTTCGCCATCCTGGCGCCCGATACCTCGCTCGACGGCGCACAGCATCTGGCCCTCCGTATCGTGGAGGCCTTCCGTCGCCGCACCTTTGCCGAGCCGCAGGCGCGCGTGAGCGTCACGGTGTCGATTGGCGTGGTCAGCGACAGCGTGCGTGATGACGGCATCGCGGAGGCGTTGCGGGCGCGCTCCGACGAGGCGCTCTATGCGGCCAAGCGCAGCGGGCGCAATCGTGCGGTGCTCTGGTCGCGTGGACTCAATGCGCTCCGGCTCAAGCAGTCGGGCGATTCGGCGGTGGTGGAATAG